A genomic stretch from Megachile rotundata isolate GNS110a chromosome 1, iyMegRotu1, whole genome shotgun sequence includes:
- the Mybbp1A gene encoding MYB binding protein 1a, with amino-acid sequence MADQTMHMVEVLSNDSEIKEINKMDSTILDYFTKLKSEAEPERIDGAIVLLKYLHQQSSEENDSKEFKYAMKRLIRSLGSSKITSRIGFYTTLTAFLVMHPELPIDNFLSVVDSELHPVNSNSKSENADIYMGRILAYGALIRSLKLLKDTSTIQSQVLQNLINAGKQRSYLSFVCVSFLVNFINLVNLDCIQEVVWPIVEKEFGRPWPEQTLDSFYVLLIIKNKCPSLVDNEFSKKHFGTENIMTKESMGNIVKVLLDVPKVISCHHPVFKLFCENLVSTDLVSDFWTHIDCKFTKPSKTDEHLAVQMFKFILSSVKDKSILLSLLSPNYMQYMLTKFSRFKRHDKDEVLMAFKEILNSLVTVVSSDNIKSKLQIAVLKKLIIYPGDLMIEKKTGTKVVQTVTSNLSLEGIKKVSKIYRNIIENTLPKEKSNIKTESFWTNAERIYAAHLLTRLMGHYKTVVDQEWRLDQLKFLFVYGLCEMPNVGVELASQFKETFYHALDHKLPKLNDLRNVLKELVHYVNTDIKNKTLKLRNPLTEEAQDAWEKVIRSIENLENKSKKIEVVPVFHTMNLHMGLQLFSDPKMAVMAINELQSCYERLQKKSKKCKIGANKKEDEPEWVEVVVDLLLSFYSKNSHLLRSLVGCVFPHICPYVTPTAIHHILTVLDVRSEKTPLVITDNVDEEVSSDTDSNSNSEDESEDDSEDDENNSNSKLETSSDTNSDSNEESMNEDEDDEDETVTDRLRLAVRQALGDASVHTDDEDVNVDDIDEEEGKRLDESLAAAFRILRENRQSQSKKQERSAQALTHFRIRVIDLLETYLECSPSMAVALDMLLPLFTLLEYCIKDPHQKPLQDRVRSCLKKLSTVKKFKDIEDINEELIIVILKALIEKGERTTSVCHEMSDKLAECCTFLVRCAQQADLPTNAIVQIYGENLTAFFKRRDCILSPLLFKNIFQLYWEGNWQLAPLLVDFAFDSSVRSFRRCYALEFLTVFYNNSRLVHYDTKHLDIRTKMEKKLCKNTVNTLKELCNTNKNENQLSVINSSNGIGKEVKQRYVCLLLLLLRNVHGQHLPQAWNWEDVGNVLTKFKAHVSFAKDTKAAYNKLATQIGIPLHTPSKKSKDKQTVIINGEITNSVNNVEQEDTEVVQDNGNTQNDTDIMTLKKRKKNKGKQKDKQLLKKEARMLREKTMSEGFESFNFSSFVLNEETNDDKSLQNGNSQIEQTSPSTSQKRILKHKLDGNKSKRRKSMQTA; translated from the exons ATGGCAGATCAGACTATGCACATGGTAGAGGTTCTTTCAAATGACtctgaaataaaagaaataaataaaatggatTCCACGATTCTAGATTATTTTACAAAACTCAAGAGCGAAGCTGAACCTGAAAGAATAGACGGTGCAATTGTATTGCTAAAGTATTTACATCAGCAAAGCTCA GAAGAAAATGACAGTAAAGAATTTAAGTATGCCATGAAAAGGCTTATACGAAGTTTAGgttcttcaaaaataacttcCAGAATAGGATTTTACACAACTTTGACAGCCTTTTTAGTAATGCATCCTGAACTGCCAATTGACAACTTTCTGTCTGTAGTAGACAGTGAATTGCATCCAGTAAATAGTAACAGTAAAAGT GAAAATGCTGATATTTATATGGGACGTATATTAGCATATGGAGCATTAATACGATCACTTAAACTTTTAAAAGATACCAGTACGATACAGTCACAAGTCTTACAAAATCTTATCAATGCTGGTAAACAACGTAGTTACCTGTCATTTGTTTGTGTTTCAtttcttgttaattttataaatctagTTAATCTTGATTGCATACAAGAAGTAGTTTGGCCTATTGTTGAAAAAGAATTTGGTAGGCCTTGGCCAGAACAAACTTTAGATTccttttatgttttattaattatcaaaaacaaATGTCCATCGCTTGTGGATAATGAATTTTCAAAGAAACATTTTGGCACAGAGAATATCATGACCAAAGAGTCTATGGGCAATATAGTGAAAGTGTTACTA GATGTACCCAAAGTTATATCATGTCATCATccagtatttaaattattttgtgaaaacTTGGTATCAACTGATCTTGTTAGTGACTTTTGGACACATATagattgtaaatttacaaaaccATCTAAAACTGATGAACATTTAGCTGTACAAATGTTTAAGTTCATATTATCAAGTGTTAAAGATAAGTCTATACTTCTGTCACTGTTATCTCCAAATTATATGCAGTACATGTTAACAAAGTTTTCAAGATTCAAAAGACATGATAAAGATGAAGTACTCATGGCATttaaggaaattttaaattcattagtAACAGTTGTAAGCAGCGATAATATcaaatcaaaattacaaattgctgTATTAAAGAAGTTAATAATATATCCaggtgatttaatgattgaaaAAAAGACAGGTACAAAAGTAGTTCAAACAGTTACGAGTAATTTGAGTTTAGAAGgaattaaaaaagtttcaaagatatatagaaatataattgaaaatacaCTACCTAAAGAAAAATCAAACATAAAAACAGAGTCATTTTGGACCAATGCTGAAAGAATTTATGCTGCTCATTTATTAACAAG ATTAATGGGACATTATAAAACAGTTGTTGATCAAGAATGGAGATTAGATCAATTGaagtttttatttgtttatggaTTATGTGAAATGCCAAATGTTGGAGTAGAACTAGCAT CGCAGTTTAAGGAAACATTTTACCATGCATTGGATCACAAGTTACCAAAGTTAAACGACTTACGAAATGTATTAAAAGAATTAGTTCATTACGTAAATACAGATATAAAGaacaaaactttaaaattaagaaacccATTAACAGAGGAAGCACAGGATGCTTGGGAAAAAGTGATACGTTcaatcgaaaatttagaaaacaaaTCAAAAAAGATAGAAGTTGTGCCGGTATTTCACACAATGAATTTACACATGGGTTTACAATTATTCTCAGATCCAAAAATGGCAGTTATGGCTATTAATGAACTTCAAAGCTGTTACGAAAGGCTGCAAAAGAAGtccaaaaaatgtaaaataggtGCTAATAAGAAAGAAGATGAACCAGAATGGGTAGAAGTAGTTGttgatttgttactatcgtTTTATTCTAAAAATAGCCATTTACTACGATCATTAGTGGGTTGTGTTTTTCCACATATTTGTCCGTATGTGACACCAACGGCTATACATCATATATTAACg GTCTTAGATGTGAGAAGTGAGAAAACACCTCTTGTAATAACAGATAATGTTGATGAAGAAGTTTCCTCGGATACAGATTCAAATTCGAACAGTGAAGATGAAAGCGAAGATGATAGCGAAGATGACGAAAACAATAGTAATAGTAAATTGGAAACTTCGTCAGATACCAACTCTGATTCGAATGAAGAATCAATGAATGAAGACGAGGATGACGAAGATGAAACAGTAACTGATAGATTAAGATTGGCGGTGCGTCAAGCATTAGGCGATGCTTCTGTTCACACAGACGACGAAGACGTAAACGTTGATGACATTGACGAAGAAGAAGGAAAAAGATTAGATGAATCGTTAGCGGCAGCATTTAGAATTTTGCGAGAAAATCGTCAATCACAGTCCAAAAAACAAGAAAGATCAGCTCAAGCCCTTACACATTTTAGAATTCGTGTCATAGATTTGTTAGAAACTTATTTAGAATGTAGTCCATCAATGGCAGTAGCACTTGATATGTTATTACCCCTTTTCACATTGTTGGAATACTGCATAAAAGATCCTCATCAAAAACCTCTTCAAGATAGGGTTCGATCTTGTTTAAAGAAATTGTCAACGGTAaaaaaatttaaggatattgAGGATATTAACGaagaattgataatagtgatatTGAAG GCATTGATAGAAAAAGGGGAACGAACAACATCAGTTTGCCATGAGATGAGCGATAAATTAGCAGAATGTTGTACATTTCTTGTGAGGTGCGCGCAGCAAGCTGATTTGCCTACTAATGCTATAGTTCaaatttatggagaaaatttaacTGCGTTTTTCAAAAGAAGAGACTGTATATTGTCgcctttattatttaaaaacattttccaGTTATATTGGGAGGGTAACTGGCAATTAGCACCGTTGCTg GTGGATTTTGCTTTTGACAGTAGTGTGAGGTCTTTCCGCCGATGTTATGCACTCGAATTTTTAACAGTCTTTTACAATAATAGTCGGTTAGTGCATTATGATACGAAACATTTGGACATAAGaacaaaaatggaaaaaaagTTATGTAAAAATACTGTAAATACACTTAAAGAATTatgtaatacaaataaaaatgaaaatcaacTGTCCGTTATAAATAGTAGTAATGGAATAGGAAAAGAAGTTAAACAAAGGTATGTTTGTCTTCTTTTATTACTGTTGCGAAACGTTCACGGTCAACACTTGCCACAAGCATGGAATTGGGAAGATGTTGGAAATGTACTCACAAAATTTAAAGCTCATGTATCGTTTGCAAAAGATACAAAAGCAGCATATAATAAATTGGCAACACAAATTGGAATTCCTCTTCACAC ACCATCTAAAAAAAGTAAAGATAAACAGACTGTTATAATAAATGGAGAAATAACAAACAGTGTAAATAATGTTGAACAAGAAGATACAGAAGTTGTACAGGATAACGGAAATACACAAAATGATACAGATATAATGACgttaaagaaaaggaaaaaaaataagggTAAACAGAAAGATAAACAGTTATTGAAAAAAGAAGCACGTATGTTACGTGAAAAAACGATGTCAGAAGGTTTCGAATCATTTAATTTTAGTTCGTTTGTTTTAAACGAAGAAACAAATGACGATAAATCACTTCAGAAtggaaattcacaaattgaacAGACTAGTCCCAGTACTTCGCAGAAGAGAATACTCAAACACAAATTAGATGGTAACAAatcgaaaagaagaaaaagtatGCAAACGGCTTGA
- the LOC100880985 gene encoding eukaryotic translation initiation factor 2-alpha kinase 1 isoform X2, whose product MGDNAVTNPWDSLSTVTTFDRGNSARSTICLNNDTNQNNGQLVSIVTPSTSLLIESLIQQLCMLFEDDTARRNKLYFAICDRLHELKLIDSSYSMMEFETLRSQYQRALYHLVAVARAATGCESILQVPSSLMTEWSRYHREFQEISFIGAGGFGNVFKALHRLDGIEYAIKKIMVRSGRVKSIMQHLEEVKTLAKLNHTNIVSYKSAWIESTVPSTFVPSLVSPDHFQSKSSSLSHRRNSRCKSYRSQSSDTQNQLGPSGNYSDTTPKENGQQGDQLTQESIAEENIERNISNSISFRSDSKYQDRKTNNNTMDGTDSYEETSSNKQLYPYVPQMNEQYATLYIQMALCEKTLQQWLDERVEMTSQTMIIAILTQILCGLEYIHSRKIVHHDIKPSNIFISLSGRLQIQLGDFGLACPLQREDHHSILGTHMYAAPEQLQGKCDPKSDIYSLGIVLLELLMHTKTNMERIEVINGLKQGQIPTSVTANYPKWT is encoded by the exons atgggAGATAACGCAGTAACTAATCCTTGGGATTCGTTATCCACGGTAACAACATTTGATAGAG GCAATAGCGCAAGAAGTACAATATGTTTAAACAATGATACCAATCAAAATAATGGACAACTTGTAAGCATAGTAACACCTTCTACCAGTTTGTTAATTGAATCACTTATACAGCAGCTGTGTATGTTGTTTGAAGATGATACAGCTCGCAGGAATAAACTATATTTTG ctaTTTGTGATAGACTACATGAATTGAAGTTAATTGATAGTTCTTACAGTATGATGGAATTTGAAACATTAAGAAGTCAATATCAACGTGCATTGTATCATTTAGTTGCAGTTGCACGTGCAGCAACTGGTTGTGAAAGTATACTACAAGTACCTAG TTCATTGATGACAGAATGGTCCCGGTACCATAGAGAATTTCAGGAAATAAGTTTTATTGGTGCTGGAGGGTTTGGAAATGTTTTTAAGGCTCTACATCGTCTTGATGGTATTGAGTAtgctattaaaaaaataatggtACGATCTGGACGGGTTAAAAGTATTATGCAACATCTTGAAGAAGTGAAAACTTTAGCAAAGTTAAATCACACCAACATAGTTTCATATAAAAGTGCTTGGATTGAATCCACAGTACCTTCAACTTTTGTACCAAGTTTAGTATCTCCAGATCACTTCCAAAGCAAATCAAGTTCTTTAAGTCATAGGAGAAACAGCAGATGTAAATCATATAGAAGTCAGTCCTCTGATACACAGAATCAATTAGGTCCTAGTGGTAATTATAGTGACACCACTCCAAAAGAAAATGGTCAACAAG GAGATCAATTAACTCAAGAAAGTATTGCTGAAGAAAATATTgagagaaatatttcaaatagtaTATCTTTTAGAAGTGATAGCAAATATCAAGATAGGAAAACAAATAATAACACAATGGATGGTACTGATTCATATGAAGAAACTAGTAGCAACAAGCAACTTTATCCATATGTACCTCAAATG aatgAACAGTATGCAACATTATACATTCAAATGGCACTTTGTGAAAAAACTCTTCAACAATGGCTTGATGAACGAGTGGAGATGACGTCGCAAACGATGATTATAGCAATATTGACACAAATACTGTGTGGCCTAGAATATATACATTCGCGCAAAATTGTGCATCATGACATAAAG CCAAGCAATATATTTATTTCGCTGTCAGGCCGTCTGCAAATACAACTAGGAGATTTCGGTTTAGCTTGTCCACTACAAAGGGAAGATCATCATTCTATACTcggtacacatatgtatgctgCACCAGAGCAATTACAAGGAAAATGTGACCCTAAG AGTGACATATACAGTTTAGGAATAGTACTTCTAGAATTATTGATGCACACAAAAACTAACATGGAAAGAATTGAAGTAATTAATGGCTTAAAACAAGGTCAAATACCAACATCAGTGACTGCCAACTATCCTAAATGG ACTTGA
- the LOC100880985 gene encoding eukaryotic translation initiation factor 2-alpha kinase 1 isoform X1, producing the protein MGDNAVTNPWDSLSTVTTFDRGNSARSTICLNNDTNQNNGQLVSIVTPSTSLLIESLIQQLCMLFEDDTARRNKLYFAICDRLHELKLIDSSYSMMEFETLRSQYQRALYHLVAVARAATGCESILQVPSSLMTEWSRYHREFQEISFIGAGGFGNVFKALHRLDGIEYAIKKIMVRSGRVKSIMQHLEEVKTLAKLNHTNIVSYKSAWIESTVPSTFVPSLVSPDHFQSKSSSLSHRRNSRCKSYRSQSSDTQNQLGPSGNYSDTTPKENGQQGDQLTQESIAEENIERNISNSISFRSDSKYQDRKTNNNTMDGTDSYEETSSNKQLYPYVPQMNEQYATLYIQMALCEKTLQQWLDERVEMTSQTMIIAILTQILCGLEYIHSRKIVHHDIKPSNIFISLSGRLQIQLGDFGLACPLQREDHHSILGTHMYAAPEQLQGKCDPKSDIYSLGIVLLELLMHTKTNMERIEVINGLKQGQIPTSVTANYPKWAHIVSQLVQTDPKKRPSTNQLLRDLNEDKDITIAQLRNDIAEKDDTINKLQERILLLERQIAKCNIPIDDI; encoded by the exons atgggAGATAACGCAGTAACTAATCCTTGGGATTCGTTATCCACGGTAACAACATTTGATAGAG GCAATAGCGCAAGAAGTACAATATGTTTAAACAATGATACCAATCAAAATAATGGACAACTTGTAAGCATAGTAACACCTTCTACCAGTTTGTTAATTGAATCACTTATACAGCAGCTGTGTATGTTGTTTGAAGATGATACAGCTCGCAGGAATAAACTATATTTTG ctaTTTGTGATAGACTACATGAATTGAAGTTAATTGATAGTTCTTACAGTATGATGGAATTTGAAACATTAAGAAGTCAATATCAACGTGCATTGTATCATTTAGTTGCAGTTGCACGTGCAGCAACTGGTTGTGAAAGTATACTACAAGTACCTAG TTCATTGATGACAGAATGGTCCCGGTACCATAGAGAATTTCAGGAAATAAGTTTTATTGGTGCTGGAGGGTTTGGAAATGTTTTTAAGGCTCTACATCGTCTTGATGGTATTGAGTAtgctattaaaaaaataatggtACGATCTGGACGGGTTAAAAGTATTATGCAACATCTTGAAGAAGTGAAAACTTTAGCAAAGTTAAATCACACCAACATAGTTTCATATAAAAGTGCTTGGATTGAATCCACAGTACCTTCAACTTTTGTACCAAGTTTAGTATCTCCAGATCACTTCCAAAGCAAATCAAGTTCTTTAAGTCATAGGAGAAACAGCAGATGTAAATCATATAGAAGTCAGTCCTCTGATACACAGAATCAATTAGGTCCTAGTGGTAATTATAGTGACACCACTCCAAAAGAAAATGGTCAACAAG GAGATCAATTAACTCAAGAAAGTATTGCTGAAGAAAATATTgagagaaatatttcaaatagtaTATCTTTTAGAAGTGATAGCAAATATCAAGATAGGAAAACAAATAATAACACAATGGATGGTACTGATTCATATGAAGAAACTAGTAGCAACAAGCAACTTTATCCATATGTACCTCAAATG aatgAACAGTATGCAACATTATACATTCAAATGGCACTTTGTGAAAAAACTCTTCAACAATGGCTTGATGAACGAGTGGAGATGACGTCGCAAACGATGATTATAGCAATATTGACACAAATACTGTGTGGCCTAGAATATATACATTCGCGCAAAATTGTGCATCATGACATAAAG CCAAGCAATATATTTATTTCGCTGTCAGGCCGTCTGCAAATACAACTAGGAGATTTCGGTTTAGCTTGTCCACTACAAAGGGAAGATCATCATTCTATACTcggtacacatatgtatgctgCACCAGAGCAATTACAAGGAAAATGTGACCCTAAG AGTGACATATACAGTTTAGGAATAGTACTTCTAGAATTATTGATGCACACAAAAACTAACATGGAAAGAATTGAAGTAATTAATGGCTTAAAACAAGGTCAAATACCAACATCAGTGACTGCCAACTATCCTAAATGG GCACATATAGTAAGCCAATTAGTTCAAACAGATCCTAAGAAACGGCCATCAACAAATCAATTATTACGTGACTTAAATGAAGATAAAGATATAACGATAGCACAGTTAAGAAATGACATTGCTGAAAAAGatgatacaataaataaattacaagaaaGAATATTGTTATTAGAAAGACAAATAGCTAAATGCAATATACCAATAGACGATATATAA
- the Kr-h1 gene encoding kruppel homolog 1, with protein sequence MVGFYQMEQISTATTMSVCNEVSTIAPVNPVKSLVCSPDLSVFASPTCGTKTLPANVEDKTYQCLLCQKIFDQKSLYQSHLRSHGKEGEDPYRCNICGKTFAVPARLTRHYRTHTGEKPYQCEYCSKSFSVKENLSVHRRIHTKERPYKCDVCERAFEHSGKLHRHMRIHTGERPHKCTVCSKTFIQSGQLVIHMRTHTGEKPYVCKACGKRFTCSKQLKVHTRTHTGEKPYTCDICGKSFGYNHVLKLHQVAHYGEKVYKCTSCDETFGSKKTVEMHIKTHTELSVNGSPRNSPIEPEIEISQANSVSTASDKENQRTEELNDHVITYDTPQEFPYYIYSREQYSQPLLVPSEDRSFQSTSVAPVEQPHLFLYPEVSPAYNSFGIQNNDFVGDCSSLLNLPGNDARRRVEAALEAVEEERQREYGIRVEREPILTPPSSNPVSPVPSPDPLDLAIPVRETLILPPRKRCKKILESMESERSGLIASQRQNSVIQFAKAS encoded by the exons ATGGTAGGTTTCTATCAAATGGAGCAGATTTCAACTGCCACAACGATGTCGGTGTGCAACGAAGTGTCAACCATAGCGCCGGTGAATCCAGTGAAAAGCCTCGTATGCAGTCCAGATTTAAGTGTATTCGCGTCACCAACGTGTGGTACCAAAACTCTGCCGGCAAATGTTGAAGATAAGACTTATCAGTGTTTGCTGTGTCAAAAAATCTTTGACCAGAAGAGTTTATATCAAAGTCACCTACGCTCTCATGGTAAAGAAGGCGAAGATCCTTACCGATGTAATATTTGCGGGAAAACTTTTGCAGTACCCGCGCGATTGACAAGACATTACCGTACACATACTGGTGAAAAACCGTACCAATGCGAATACTGTAGTAAATCATTTTCTGTGAAGGAGAATTTAAGCGTGCATCGTCGTATCCATACAAAAGAACGGCCTTATAAGTGTGATGTGTGCGAGCGTGCATTTGAACACAGTGGTAAATTACATCGACATATGCGAATTCATACTGGAGAACGACCGCATAAGTGCACCGTTTGTTCAAAAACGTTTATTCAAAGTGGTCAATTGGTAATCCACATGCGTACGCACACTGGTGAAAAACCGTATGTTTGCAAAGCTTGTGGCAAGAGATTTACTTGTTCGAAACAACTGAAGGTGCATACGCGTACTCACACCGGGGAGAAGCCGTATACGTGCGATATATGCGGCAAATCTTTTGGCTACAATCACGTGCTGAAATTGCATCAG GTTGCCCATTATGGTGAAAAGGTTTACAAGTGTACATCATGTGATGAGACATTTGGTTCAAAGAAGACAGTGGAAATGCATATTAAAACTCACACAGAATTATCCGTTAATGGTTCTCCTAGAAACTCTCCAATTGAGCCTGAAATTGAGATTTCTCAAGCAAACAGTGTAAGCACTGCCAGTGACAAGGAGAACCAAAGGACTGAAGAACTAAATGATCATGTTATTACTTACGACACTCCACAAGAATTCCCATATTACATATATTCCAGAGAGCAGTATTCACAACCACTTCTGGTACCAAGTGAAGATAGATCTTTCCAGTCAACATCTGTTGCTCCTGTTGAACAACCCCACTTGTTTCTATACCCAGAAGTGTCTCCAGCATATAATAGTTTTGGAATTCAGAATAACGATTTCGTTGGCGACTGTTCTTCGCTTCTGAATTTACCCGGAAACGATGCTCGTAGAAGAGTCGAGGCTGCGCTTGAAGCAGTTGAGGAAGAACGACAGAGAGAATATGGAATTAGGGTTGAGAGAGAACCAATTCTAACTCCTCCCAGTAGTAATCCTGTGAGTCCTGTACCTTCGCCGGATCCTCTGGATTTGGCGATTCCGGTACGAGAAACTTTGATTCTTCCGCCAAGGAAGCGGTGTAAAAAGATTTTAGAGTCAATGGAAAGTGAAAGGAGTGGCCTCATTGCCTCACAGCGGCAGAACTCTGTTATACAGTTTGCAAAAGCTTCATAg